The segment CCCCCGTTGCGAGGTGGACGTGATGATGGGAACCGGCGGCACTCCGGAGGGCGTGCTCTCGGCCATCGCCATCCGCATCATGGGCGGCGAGATGTTCGCCAAACTCGACCCCCAGAAGCAGGACGAGAAGAACGCCCTGGCCGACTTCGGCATGGACGTGCGCCGTGTGCTCACGGTCAAGGATCTGGTCAAGAGCGATGACCTCTTCTTCGCCGCCACCGGCATCTCGGGCGGCACCTTCCTCAAGGGCGTCTCCTATCACGGCCACGGCGCCGAGACCTCGTCCCTGGTCATGCGCGGCAAGACCGGCACCATCCGCTACGTCGAGGCCCTGCACAACTGGGACTCCCTGATGCGCTTTAGCGCCGTGGATTACGACTAACCGCCAATGGGCAACACCGCTCACAAGGGCCGGGACCATGACGGTCCCGGCCATTTTTTTCGCGGCCCGGTTCAATCGAACCCGAACTTAGGCTATGCTTGAGGCAAGAAGGAGCGAGCCATGTCCGAAGACAAACGCAAACACACGCGGGTGGCGGCTGGTTTCGAGGCATACGTCACCGTGGGCGACGTGGTCATGCCCGTGCAGACCAGAAACCTGAGCCTCAAGGGCGCACTACTCACCGGGTGCGGCGACTGCGCAGAGGGGACAGGCGTGGAACTGCACCTGCCCCTGTCGCCCGGAGTACGCATCGTGGTGGACGGCGTCATCAGGCGGACCAAGGGCGACGAGGCGGCCATGGCCTTCACGGAAATGGACGACCTGAGCTTCACCTTTCTCCACAGGCTGGTGCAGCTCAACGCCCCGGACCCCGAGGCCATTGACGACGAACTCCTCGAAATCTTCGAGAAGCTTTGACCTGACCTCCGCCCGATACGGCCAAAAGGCACATCCCTTCTTGCGTCCCGAGACCGCGGCGCGTAAGAAACAGGGTATGAGCCCGCGAACACCCAAACCCCTGCCTCCGGCGCGGCGCATCGCCCTGGAGGCCCTCTCCCGCTGTCTGCTCTCCGGCCTGGACATCCAGGCCGCCCTGGACACCGCCCTGACCGTACGGCCAACCGATCCCCGCGACTCGGGCCTTGCCACCGAGACGGCCTACGGCTACCTGCGCCACAAGGGCCGCGTGGAACACCTCCTGGCCCGGTTCCTCAAGGACCCGTCCAAGCTGCCGCCCAAGATGCGGCTGGCCATGGGCGTGGCCGCCTACGAAATCGTGTTTCTGGACAAGGTGCCAGCCTACGCCAGCGTGGACTGGGCCGTGGAATTTGCCAAAACCAAGCCCGACGCAAGGTTATCCGGCCTGTTCAACGCCGTGCTGCGCCGGGTGGCCGAACTGGGCGAA is part of the Pseudodesulfovibrio alkaliphilus genome and harbors:
- a CDS encoding PilZ domain-containing protein yields the protein MSEDKRKHTRVAAGFEAYVTVGDVVMPVQTRNLSLKGALLTGCGDCAEGTGVELHLPLSPGVRIVVDGVIRRTKGDEAAMAFTEMDDLSFTFLHRLVQLNAPDPEAIDDELLEIFEKL